The Pseudoalteromonas aliena SW19 genome includes a region encoding these proteins:
- a CDS encoding DUF6500 family protein has product MQSTLRAKIITVCDKKIATKGENVGLSFYAFFANKNDDPELLMEAATWWIHTHQLDHFVKAYKIKQMVLDGL; this is encoded by the coding sequence ACTTTAAGAGCAAAAATAATTACTGTATGTGATAAAAAAATAGCGACGAAGGGCGAAAATGTGGGTCTATCTTTTTATGCGTTTTTTGCAAATAAAAACGACGATCCTGAGCTACTCATGGAAGCGGCTACATGGTGGATACACACCCATCAATTAGATCATTTTGTAAAAGCATATAAAATCAAACAAATGGTGTTAGATGGGCTTTAA
- a CDS encoding RluA family pseudouridine synthase produces the protein MPNFAPCFTLFSENIDKFTLPEKFTFPFYYEPQPLAVAATEQLQQQLEALTHLKAENAGKMFGVLVVQNTEQQLGFLSAYSGQIEGDKGNITFVPPISSMQLHDDCYLAQSEIINDINAQIEQLENSEQLHDVNCKLDDATQSYQQALLAQQAVMQIGRQQRKIQRTEGELELSENDFEQLKNKLAGQSIVEKKQLQALKLHWQNKIDLLQHALTKITDEIAHLKKRRKTLSKNLQKKLFAQYQFLNANNEVRDLNTIFSILPERIPPAGSGECAAPKLLQYAYKHHLKPIAMAEFWWGAAPKSAIRQHKNYYPSCYSKCQPILGHMLEGLNVEDNPLLINPADGKDLSIIYKDDDLLVVNKPAEFLSVPGVNIEDSVYMRIKTQFPEASGPLIVHRLDMSTSGLLMIALNKRVHKALQKQFIERTIDKRYVALVEGNVPEDSGTIDLPLILDFDDKPRQMVCYKNGKPSLTTWHVLNRKNNVTRLQLYPKTGRTHQLRVHCAHRLGLNTPMVGDTHYGQKADRLHLHAEYLAFTHPITQKRLEFEVAADF, from the coding sequence ATGCCAAATTTTGCTCCTTGCTTTACGTTATTTTCTGAAAACATTGATAAGTTCACGCTTCCTGAAAAGTTTACCTTTCCGTTTTATTACGAGCCACAACCATTAGCGGTTGCCGCTACTGAGCAATTACAACAGCAACTTGAAGCATTAACACATTTAAAAGCAGAAAATGCAGGTAAAATGTTTGGTGTATTAGTGGTGCAAAATACTGAGCAGCAGTTGGGGTTTTTAAGTGCTTACTCTGGGCAAATTGAAGGTGATAAAGGCAATATTACCTTTGTACCTCCTATTTCTAGTATGCAGCTACACGACGATTGCTATTTAGCTCAAAGCGAAATAATTAATGATATTAATGCTCAAATTGAGCAGTTAGAAAATAGCGAACAACTGCATGACGTTAATTGCAAACTTGATGATGCAACACAGAGTTACCAGCAAGCGCTATTAGCTCAACAGGCAGTAATGCAAATCGGTCGCCAGCAACGAAAAATACAACGTACCGAAGGCGAATTAGAGCTGAGCGAAAATGATTTTGAGCAGTTAAAAAACAAGCTTGCCGGACAGAGCATCGTAGAAAAAAAACAGTTGCAGGCACTTAAGTTACATTGGCAAAATAAGATAGATTTACTTCAGCACGCATTAACGAAAATTACTGATGAAATAGCCCATTTAAAAAAACGCCGAAAAACGCTTTCTAAAAACTTACAAAAAAAGCTATTTGCTCAATATCAGTTTTTAAATGCAAATAACGAAGTCAGAGACTTAAATACTATTTTTTCAATACTACCTGAGCGGATCCCACCAGCAGGCTCTGGAGAATGTGCTGCCCCAAAGTTGCTACAATATGCGTACAAACACCACTTAAAACCGATTGCTATGGCTGAGTTTTGGTGGGGAGCCGCGCCTAAATCTGCAATCAGACAACATAAAAACTACTACCCTTCTTGTTACAGTAAATGCCAACCTATATTAGGCCACATGCTCGAGGGTTTAAACGTTGAAGATAACCCTCTACTTATTAATCCGGCCGATGGAAAAGATTTAAGCATTATTTATAAAGATGACGATTTACTGGTGGTAAATAAACCCGCTGAATTTTTATCTGTACCGGGCGTTAATATTGAAGATTCTGTTTATATGCGTATTAAAACGCAGTTTCCAGAGGCATCTGGTCCGCTAATTGTGCACAGATTAGATATGTCCACTTCGGGGCTTTTAATGATCGCCTTAAATAAACGCGTTCATAAAGCACTACAAAAACAATTCATTGAACGCACAATAGATAAGCGCTATGTAGCATTAGTTGAAGGAAATGTTCCCGAAGATAGCGGAACGATTGATTTACCACTCATACTCGACTTTGATGACAAGCCACGCCAAATGGTGTGCTACAAAAATGGTAAACCATCACTTACTACATGGCATGTTTTAAATCGTAAAAATAATGTTACACGCTTGCAGTTATACCCTAAAACAGGCCGTACCCATCAATTAAGAGTGCATTGCGCGCATCGTTTAGGACTCAACACGCCAATGGTAGGTGATACACACTACGGTCAGAAAGCGGATAGATTACATTTACATGCAGAATACTTGGCATTTACTCACCCAATTACCCAAAAACGATTAGAGTTTGAAGTAGCCGCCGATTTTTAA
- a CDS encoding threonine/serine exporter family protein, whose product MKTATFTEKRKFIVKLGKMLHKYGTPAYRLEAHLMEVATYLGLKSSFVMSPTSVTFVIWTDGHEDEYTHVARVDPGDHDLGSLADTDDLVNQMLDDKLTLQEVDAQLDAIYVMPNPYNKLVTGIAFATSGGAFAMLMGTSWTDVIWSSLLTLVVYLFVLWSGRSKRVAHMLEPLVAIVSAILACAVSVYITPEINIRLVVLSAIIVFIPGLALALGLAELAARHLVSGTARVMDSFMLLFKLYFGGFIGIGIGFALFGQADFVQPEPLPKWTAWLAIFLLCSSLIVIFRTKLKHAVWSIASGFIAYGTSIGSAMYLDYTLGTFVGALSVGIFSNLFNRVANAPASIVAMQGLIVLVPGSKTYIGLNSLIEGQDFVYAEHIGQQTFLIFMSLVAGLIFANVALPPKKSL is encoded by the coding sequence TTGAAAACTGCAACTTTTACAGAAAAACGCAAATTTATCGTAAAATTAGGTAAAATGCTTCATAAGTATGGCACACCAGCCTACCGCCTAGAAGCCCACCTAATGGAAGTGGCTACTTACTTAGGTCTCAAATCCTCATTTGTAATGTCGCCAACCTCTGTAACATTTGTTATTTGGACCGACGGCCACGAAGACGAGTATACCCATGTTGCGCGAGTCGATCCTGGCGATCACGATTTAGGCTCCCTTGCCGACACCGACGACCTTGTAAATCAAATGCTTGACGACAAGTTAACTTTACAAGAAGTCGATGCTCAGCTTGATGCAATTTACGTTATGCCCAACCCATACAACAAGCTTGTAACAGGTATTGCATTTGCCACTTCTGGTGGTGCCTTTGCTATGCTAATGGGTACCAGTTGGACTGACGTAATTTGGTCATCATTACTGACTCTGGTTGTTTATTTATTTGTACTTTGGTCTGGCCGCTCAAAACGTGTTGCACACATGCTAGAACCATTAGTTGCTATTGTGTCAGCCATATTGGCCTGTGCCGTGAGTGTATATATAACGCCTGAAATAAATATACGCTTAGTGGTGCTTTCAGCCATTATTGTATTTATACCTGGTTTAGCGCTTGCACTGGGGTTAGCCGAGCTTGCAGCGCGGCATTTGGTGTCTGGTACCGCGCGAGTAATGGACTCGTTTATGCTACTGTTTAAACTGTATTTTGGTGGTTTCATTGGCATAGGTATTGGTTTTGCGTTATTTGGGCAAGCCGATTTTGTACAGCCAGAACCATTGCCAAAGTGGACAGCATGGCTGGCTATATTCTTACTTTGTAGCAGCTTAATCGTTATTTTTAGAACCAAACTTAAACACGCAGTTTGGTCTATTGCATCGGGCTTTATAGCGTATGGCACGAGTATCGGTTCGGCTATGTATCTTGATTACACCTTAGGTACCTTTGTCGGTGCTTTATCGGTAGGTATATTTAGTAACTTGTTTAACCGTGTTGCCAATGCGCCCGCCTCAATTGTGGCCATGCAAGGCTTGATTGTGTTAGTTCCAGGTAGTAAAACCTATATCGGCTTAAATTCTCTGATTGAAGGTCAAGACTTTGTGTACGCAGAGCATATAGGCCAACAAACGTTTTTAATATTTATGTCGCTTGTTGCAGGGCTAATATTTGCAAACGTTGCCCTACCGCCTAAAAAGAGTTTATAA
- a CDS encoding glycosyltransferase — MKKVLVIGYVWPEPNSSAAGTHMMSLLNAFRAQNWDVEFATPALRTDHMVNLDDVGITCQSIALNCDSFDEYVKAYNPDIVMFDRFMMEEQFGWRVDKHCPHAIKILDTEDLQCLRNARHEAFKGEREFSTSDLHSDIAKREIAAILRCDLSLIISSYEMSLLHSVFKVEPSLLHHLPFMVDLSALPTSTKTFEQRQHFMTIGNFRHAPNWDAVLYLQKIWPLIRKQLPKAELHIYGSYPPPKATALNNPKTGFLIKGWADNAFDVMQSARVCLAPLRFGAGIKGKLLEAMIMQTPSVTTNIGAEGMHNELPWPGKIANTADDFADAAVEMYNNQSDFEQAQQDGNTLLNALYNKAQLSAALIQKIDTISSDLSAHREKNFTGQMLKHHTMRSTQYMSQWIAEKNKKLD, encoded by the coding sequence ATGAAAAAAGTGCTGGTAATTGGCTACGTATGGCCAGAGCCAAATTCGTCTGCTGCGGGAACGCACATGATGTCGTTATTAAATGCATTTAGAGCGCAAAACTGGGATGTGGAATTTGCAACGCCCGCACTACGTACCGACCACATGGTAAACCTTGACGACGTTGGCATAACCTGCCAAAGCATTGCACTAAACTGTGATAGCTTTGACGAATACGTAAAAGCCTATAACCCAGACATAGTGATGTTTGACCGCTTTATGATGGAAGAGCAATTTGGCTGGCGTGTAGATAAACACTGTCCGCATGCGATTAAAATTTTAGATACCGAAGACTTACAATGCCTGCGTAACGCTCGCCACGAAGCATTCAAAGGCGAGCGTGAGTTTTCAACTAGCGATTTACACTCAGACATAGCCAAACGCGAAATAGCAGCTATTTTACGTTGCGACTTAAGCTTAATTATTTCAAGCTATGAGATGAGTTTACTCCACAGTGTATTTAAAGTAGAGCCAAGCTTATTACATCACCTTCCTTTTATGGTCGATTTAAGCGCATTACCAACGAGTACTAAAACGTTTGAGCAGCGCCAACACTTTATGACCATTGGCAACTTTAGACACGCGCCAAATTGGGACGCCGTACTTTACCTACAAAAAATATGGCCACTTATTCGCAAGCAACTACCAAAAGCAGAGCTGCATATTTATGGCTCTTACCCTCCGCCTAAAGCCACCGCACTTAATAACCCAAAAACAGGGTTTTTAATAAAAGGTTGGGCCGATAATGCGTTTGATGTAATGCAAAGTGCACGTGTATGTTTAGCGCCACTGCGTTTTGGCGCAGGCATAAAAGGCAAACTACTTGAAGCTATGATAATGCAAACACCTAGCGTTACCACCAACATTGGCGCAGAGGGCATGCATAACGAGTTACCATGGCCTGGTAAAATAGCCAACACCGCTGATGACTTTGCTGATGCAGCTGTAGAAATGTACAACAACCAAAGTGACTTTGAACAAGCACAACAAGATGGCAATACACTACTTAATGCGCTATACAACAAAGCACAATTGAGCGCTGCGTTAATCCAAAAAATTGACACAATAAGTAGCGATTTAAGTGCTCATCGCGAAAAAAACTTCACAGGCCAAATGCTCAAACATCATACAATGCGCAGTACGCAATACATGTCGCAATGGATAGCTGAAAAAAATAAAAAATTAGATTAA
- a CDS encoding LacI family DNA-binding transcriptional regulator codes for MHNKTKSVTIFDVADLAGVSKSTVSLVLTQSDKVSDKSKQKVLKAIDALGYVYNRDAAAMRSRRSNLVAIIINNLNDPYMAQLATSIEHLLNENGLQAMILSSNNNLERQKNAVKSLKEYNAAAFIICPVAHTCGKWLDTLSEQYKVITLMREVPFSVAPCVLPDYKKASHLACMHLLAQGVTHIAFMGHELTLSDSQALQSGFKSACSQHNVTPLVTIACDQNQPLDAENAFIKAYKKQPQLNAVVCANDIVAHGVITAIHSLNIPAKHNINVASCHHLPHYTVMPDNVSTVVINADDIAKRCHLVLQELLQNISPPVKTLVNVNLQIRDSSQ; via the coding sequence ATGCATAACAAAACCAAATCAGTCACTATTTTTGATGTTGCAGATCTTGCCGGTGTATCAAAATCGACAGTGTCACTGGTACTTACCCAAAGCGATAAAGTAAGTGATAAAAGCAAACAAAAAGTATTAAAAGCGATTGATGCGCTGGGCTATGTTTATAACCGCGATGCGGCTGCAATGCGCTCAAGGCGATCTAACTTAGTCGCAATAATAATAAACAACCTAAACGATCCATATATGGCACAACTTGCCACAAGTATAGAGCACTTGTTAAACGAAAATGGCTTGCAAGCCATGATTTTAAGTAGTAATAATAACCTTGAACGACAAAAAAATGCGGTTAAAAGTTTAAAAGAATACAATGCTGCCGCGTTTATTATTTGCCCCGTTGCTCATACTTGTGGAAAATGGCTCGATACACTCAGTGAACAATACAAAGTCATTACCCTAATGCGCGAAGTTCCCTTTAGCGTTGCTCCGTGTGTGTTACCTGACTATAAAAAAGCAAGCCATCTAGCCTGCATGCATTTGCTGGCGCAAGGGGTCACACATATTGCGTTTATGGGCCATGAGCTTACTTTAAGCGACTCTCAAGCACTACAAAGTGGCTTTAAGAGTGCTTGTTCGCAGCACAATGTAACGCCTCTTGTTACCATCGCCTGTGATCAAAATCAGCCGCTTGACGCTGAAAATGCGTTTATTAAAGCTTATAAAAAACAACCTCAGTTAAATGCCGTAGTGTGCGCAAATGACATAGTTGCGCACGGTGTGATTACTGCAATACACTCACTTAACATACCAGCCAAACACAATATAAACGTAGCGAGCTGCCATCATTTACCTCACTACACAGTAATGCCTGACAATGTGAGTACTGTGGTTATTAACGCCGATGATATCGCTAAGCGGTGCCACTTAGTACTACAAGAACTACTACAAAATATATCCCCACCAGTCAAAACACTGGTCAATGTAAACTTACAAATTAGAGATTCTAGCCAATGA
- a CDS encoding S9 family peptidase, whose protein sequence is MNAFRLLVAFICSVTLLPTSYAEQGYQTPSPELAALVDAKLAPSSYLSSDGQWLALFERKRVVTLDELAKEELKLAGIKLNPANFSRSRVSAKFSAVELKHVQSGTVISVNNLPTGIIRSPKWSSNSKYLAFVVEQPTQANLWLYSVVTKQAKELTSAALNSVLTASPYKWLPDSSAIVANLAVNFAKPRLENNSQNVVPVIQQSTGEKAPARTYQNLLTSPFDESQFKFYGQGQLAYITLDGNAQAIGSPSLFKSFSVSPDSTNILVAGINEPFSYQVPYSRFASTWQIWGMRGYALAELAKQPLADNIPQGYDSVRTGRRDFEWRADQGAEVIWAEAQDGGDMKTDVEHHDYVYSLRAPFKREPKLFAKVERRYAGMEWGNENVAMLTDWRFSDRQVRTYIVQPRDADKNRVLFSERSYNDAYKDPGSAIYERNDLGANVIKIVGGRYIYLRGNGASEQGNIPFLDRFDVKTNNSKRLWQSKAPYYERVRALLDDEGERFITIRESKTEQPNFFIRDLDNDTLTQLTTFEHPYPAFKGVTKEQLRYKRNDGVELSGTLYLPPGYDKAQGPLPVLMWAYPLEYKDKAVASQVRESPYAFTYIGYWGPMPYLAKGIAVFDDPKMPIVGIDGSEPNDNFRKQLVSSAQAAVDVLVKKGIADKNNIAIAGHSYGAFMVANLLAHSDLFKAGIARSGAYNRTLTPFGFQGEERDFWQAQSVYANMSPFFHAEKINEPMLMIHGQEDPNSGTFPMQSERMYAALKGLGKDARLVMLPYEAHGYRARKSLLHVLWEQEQWLDKYLLSDTVESIKVTTEPVTELTPSK, encoded by the coding sequence ATGAACGCTTTTAGGCTGTTAGTTGCCTTTATTTGTAGTGTTACATTGCTGCCAACAAGCTACGCTGAGCAAGGATATCAAACGCCATCACCTGAGCTTGCCGCTCTGGTTGATGCTAAATTGGCACCCTCTAGTTACTTATCAAGCGATGGTCAGTGGCTTGCATTATTTGAGCGTAAGCGTGTAGTGACGCTCGACGAGCTTGCAAAAGAAGAGCTTAAGCTTGCCGGTATTAAGCTAAATCCCGCTAATTTTTCTCGCTCACGTGTCAGTGCCAAGTTTAGTGCTGTAGAGCTAAAGCATGTTCAAAGCGGCACGGTTATTAGTGTTAATAACTTACCAACGGGTATTATTCGCTCACCTAAATGGTCATCTAATAGTAAATATTTAGCCTTTGTTGTTGAGCAACCAACCCAAGCCAACTTATGGCTTTACAGCGTTGTAACCAAACAAGCAAAAGAGTTAACCAGCGCTGCATTAAATTCGGTACTAACTGCCTCACCATATAAATGGCTGCCAGATAGCAGTGCGATTGTTGCAAACCTCGCTGTTAACTTTGCCAAGCCAAGGCTTGAAAATAACAGCCAAAATGTAGTGCCAGTTATTCAACAAAGCACTGGCGAAAAAGCGCCAGCACGTACTTACCAAAATTTATTAACAAGCCCGTTTGATGAATCACAATTTAAGTTTTACGGCCAAGGACAATTGGCTTACATAACGCTTGATGGCAATGCTCAAGCAATAGGTAGCCCTTCTTTATTTAAATCATTTTCGGTATCACCGGATTCTACCAATATATTAGTCGCGGGTATTAATGAGCCGTTTTCGTATCAAGTGCCTTACAGCCGCTTTGCAAGCACGTGGCAAATATGGGGCATGCGCGGCTATGCCTTAGCAGAGCTGGCAAAACAGCCACTTGCCGACAATATTCCACAAGGTTACGACAGCGTTCGCACTGGCCGCCGCGATTTTGAATGGCGAGCAGATCAAGGGGCTGAGGTTATTTGGGCAGAAGCGCAAGATGGCGGCGACATGAAAACCGACGTTGAGCATCATGATTATGTTTACAGCTTACGTGCACCATTTAAACGCGAGCCTAAATTATTTGCAAAAGTTGAGCGCCGTTATGCGGGAATGGAGTGGGGTAACGAAAACGTTGCAATGCTCACTGATTGGCGCTTTAGCGATCGCCAAGTTCGTACTTATATAGTGCAGCCACGTGATGCTGACAAAAATCGCGTTTTGTTTTCAGAGCGTAGTTACAACGATGCGTATAAAGATCCAGGTAGTGCAATTTATGAGCGCAACGATTTAGGCGCCAACGTGATTAAAATTGTAGGCGGGCGCTATATTTACCTGCGTGGTAATGGTGCTTCAGAGCAAGGTAATATCCCGTTTTTAGATAGGTTTGATGTTAAAACAAATAACAGCAAGCGTTTATGGCAATCAAAAGCACCATACTACGAGCGTGTACGCGCACTGCTTGACGACGAAGGTGAGCGATTTATTACTATTCGTGAATCTAAAACTGAGCAACCTAACTTTTTTATACGTGATTTAGATAATGACACGCTAACGCAATTAACAACGTTTGAGCACCCGTATCCAGCATTTAAAGGGGTAACTAAAGAGCAATTACGTTATAAACGCAACGACGGTGTTGAGCTTTCGGGCACGCTTTATTTGCCGCCAGGGTATGACAAAGCACAAGGCCCGTTACCTGTGTTAATGTGGGCTTACCCTCTTGAATACAAAGATAAAGCGGTTGCATCGCAAGTACGTGAATCACCCTACGCGTTTACTTACATTGGCTACTGGGGACCAATGCCTTATCTTGCAAAGGGGATTGCCGTATTTGACGACCCTAAAATGCCAATAGTGGGTATTGATGGCAGTGAGCCAAACGATAACTTTAGAAAGCAGCTAGTATCAAGCGCGCAAGCAGCTGTTGATGTATTGGTTAAAAAAGGCATTGCCGATAAAAATAATATCGCAATAGCAGGGCATTCGTACGGTGCGTTTATGGTTGCTAACTTATTAGCACACAGCGACTTATTTAAAGCAGGCATTGCGCGCAGTGGCGCGTATAACCGCACATTAACGCCGTTTGGTTTTCAAGGAGAAGAGCGTGATTTTTGGCAAGCACAAAGCGTGTACGCTAATATGTCACCATTTTTCCATGCTGAAAAAATTAACGAACCAATGCTGATGATCCACGGACAAGAAGACCCTAATTCTGGCACCTTCCCAATGCAAAGTGAGCGTATGTACGCAGCGCTCAAAGGGTTAGGTAAAGATGCCCGTTTAGTTATGCTCCCTTATGAAGCACATGGGTACCGTGCGCGTAAAAGCTTATTACACGTACTGTGGGAACAAGAGCAGTGGCTAGATAAGTACTTGCTAAGTGATACAGTTGAGTCGATAAAAGTAACTACTGAGCCAGTGACAGAGTTAACACCTAGCAAATAG
- a CDS encoding LysE family translocator: protein MIDVAALAVFIPTFFFVSITPGMCMTLAMTLGMSIGVRRTLWMMVGELLGVASVAIAAVLGVASVMLNYPDAFAILKWVGGAYLIYIGFNMWRAKGKMSIDTSEPKDVSRRSLFTQGFVTAIANPKGWAFMISLLPPFISVEHAVAPQLLVLLSVIMVSEFLCMLAYATGGKSLRLFLARGDNIIWMNRIAGSLMVAVGVWLALG from the coding sequence ATGATTGATGTTGCAGCACTGGCGGTTTTTATTCCTACCTTCTTTTTTGTGTCTATAACCCCTGGTATGTGCATGACCCTTGCCATGACCTTAGGTATGAGCATTGGTGTGCGTCGTACATTATGGATGATGGTAGGTGAGCTATTAGGTGTAGCAAGTGTTGCCATAGCGGCTGTATTAGGCGTTGCAAGCGTGATGCTAAATTATCCTGATGCCTTTGCTATTTTAAAATGGGTAGGCGGTGCGTATTTAATTTATATTGGCTTTAACATGTGGCGAGCCAAAGGCAAAATGTCGATTGATACTTCAGAACCTAAAGATGTAAGTAGGCGCTCGCTTTTTACTCAGGGTTTTGTAACCGCAATAGCGAATCCTAAAGGGTGGGCATTTATGATTTCCTTGCTGCCACCATTTATAAGTGTTGAGCATGCAGTAGCCCCGCAGCTATTAGTTCTACTGAGCGTAATAATGGTGAGCGAATTTTTATGTATGCTGGCTTATGCAACAGGTGGAAAAAGCCTGCGTTTATTTTTAGCCCGTGGTGATAACATTATATGGATGAACCGTATAGCTGGGAGCTTAATGGTTGCAGTAGGTGTGTGGTTGGCGCTAGGCTGA
- the fghA gene encoding S-formylglutathione hydrolase codes for MTIENISVNKSFGGWHKQYSHQSKVLNCAMRFAIYLPPHVSSGQKVPVLYWLSGLTCTDENFMQKAGALRIAAELGIAIVAPDTSPRGEGVANDEAYDLGMGAGFYVNATQAPWNRHYQMYDYIVNELPNIIEAAFPVSDKRAISGHSMGGHGALTIGLRNPERYSSMSAFSPICNPVKAPWGKKAFAAYLGKDKTAWESYDSSELMRKATLFIPAKVDQGGADDFLKDQLKPEVLEAAAKINGYPLQLAIHEGYDHSYYFISSFIEEHLRFHDQHLNK; via the coding sequence ATGACGATTGAAAATATAAGTGTAAATAAAAGCTTTGGTGGCTGGCATAAACAATACAGCCACCAATCAAAAGTATTAAATTGCGCAATGCGCTTCGCTATTTACTTACCGCCACATGTATCTAGCGGTCAAAAAGTACCGGTATTGTATTGGCTTTCTGGTTTAACGTGTACCGACGAAAATTTCATGCAAAAAGCAGGCGCTTTACGTATAGCAGCAGAGCTAGGTATTGCTATTGTAGCTCCTGACACCAGTCCCCGTGGTGAAGGGGTTGCCAACGACGAAGCGTATGATTTGGGTATGGGAGCTGGCTTTTATGTAAATGCGACCCAAGCTCCTTGGAATCGCCATTATCAGATGTACGATTACATAGTGAATGAATTGCCTAATATTATTGAAGCGGCATTCCCTGTTTCAGATAAACGCGCAATTAGTGGCCACTCTATGGGCGGACACGGCGCATTAACTATCGGTTTACGTAACCCTGAACGATATTCCTCAATGTCGGCTTTCAGCCCGATTTGTAATCCCGTAAAAGCCCCTTGGGGTAAAAAAGCCTTCGCGGCCTATTTAGGTAAAGATAAAACAGCGTGGGAAAGCTATGATTCGAGTGAACTAATGCGTAAAGCGACCTTATTTATTCCAGCGAAAGTTGACCAAGGCGGTGCTGATGATTTCCTTAAGGATCAATTAAAGCCTGAGGTGTTGGAAGCTGCAGCAAAAATAAATGGTTACCCATTACAGCTCGCTATTCATGAAGGGTATGATCACAGTTATTACTTTATTTCATCATTTATAGAAGAGCATTTACGCTTTCATGATCAGCACTTAAATAAGTAA
- a CDS encoding S-(hydroxymethyl)glutathione dehydrogenase/class III alcohol dehydrogenase, translating into MSDKFIKSKAAIAWGPKQPLSIEEVDVMLPRKGEVLVKVIASGVCHTDAFTLSGDDPEGIFPVILGHEGGGIVEQVGEGVTSVQVGDHVIPLYTPECGECKFCLSGKTNLCQKIRETQGKGLMPDGTTRFYKDGQPIFHYMGCSTFSEYTVLPEISLAKVNKDAPLEEVCLLGCGVTTGMGAVMNTAKVEEGATVAIFGLGGIGLSAVIGATMAKASRIIAIDINESKFELARKLGATDCINPKDYDKPIQDVIVELTDGGVDYSFECVGNVNLMRSALECCHKGWGESVVIGVAGAGQEISTRPFQLVTGRVWRGSAFGGVKGRTELPEYVERYLAGEFKLSDFITHTMALEDINESFDLMHKGESIRTVIHFDK; encoded by the coding sequence ATGTCAGATAAATTTATAAAGTCAAAAGCAGCCATTGCTTGGGGACCTAAACAGCCATTATCTATTGAAGAAGTCGATGTAATGTTGCCGCGCAAAGGTGAAGTACTGGTAAAAGTTATCGCTTCAGGCGTATGCCACACTGACGCATTTACTTTATCTGGTGATGATCCTGAGGGCATATTTCCCGTAATTTTAGGCCATGAAGGTGGTGGAATTGTTGAGCAAGTTGGTGAAGGTGTTACAAGTGTTCAAGTCGGCGACCATGTGATCCCGCTATACACACCTGAATGCGGCGAATGTAAATTTTGTTTATCTGGTAAAACTAATTTATGCCAAAAAATTCGCGAAACCCAAGGTAAAGGTTTGATGCCAGATGGCACAACACGCTTTTATAAAGACGGTCAGCCTATTTTTCATTATATGGGTTGCTCAACGTTCTCTGAATACACAGTACTACCTGAAATCTCACTTGCTAAAGTAAATAAAGACGCGCCATTGGAAGAAGTGTGTTTACTCGGTTGTGGTGTCACAACGGGTATGGGCGCAGTGATGAACACTGCAAAAGTTGAAGAAGGCGCAACGGTTGCCATATTTGGTCTTGGCGGTATTGGTTTGTCAGCTGTTATTGGTGCAACAATGGCTAAAGCAAGTCGTATCATTGCTATTGATATTAATGAAAGCAAGTTCGAACTAGCAAGAAAATTAGGGGCGACTGATTGCATCAATCCTAAAGATTACGATAAGCCAATTCAAGATGTCATTGTTGAGTTAACCGACGGCGGTGTTGATTACTCCTTTGAATGTGTTGGTAATGTAAACCTAATGCGATCTGCCCTCGAGTGCTGCCATAAAGGTTGGGGAGAGTCGGTTGTGATTGGTGTTGCTGGTGCTGGGCAAGAAATATCAACCCGCCCTTTCCAATTGGTAACGGGTCGAGTATGGCGTGGTTCGGCATTCGGTGGTGTAAAAGGCCGCACAGAATTACCTGAATACGTAGAGCGTTATTTGGCTGGTGAATTCAAATTAAGTGATTTTATTACACATACAATGGCTCTTGAAGACATTAACGAATCATTTGATTTAATGCACAAAGGCGAAAGTATCCGCACTGTTATTCATTTCGATAAGTAA